The following proteins are encoded in a genomic region of Syntrophotaleaceae bacterium:
- the topA gene encoding type I DNA topoisomerase, with the protein MAKSLVIVESPAKAKTIEKFLGPDYKVLASYGHVRALPSKQGSVDVEAGFEPLYQVLPESKKQISLLKSEVKKSDELILATDPDREGEAIAWHLLEALGLREDGKKPEIKRVTFHEITKGAVQDAVAHPGRISRDLVDAQQARSILDYLVGFNLSPFLWKKIRYGLSAGRVQSVALRMICDREKEIQAFVPQEYWTIEALLQPESKEPFRARLHAVDGEVLKKFDIPDQAAAAKLVKDLEGKEFRVASLKRSEKKRQPAAPFTTSTLQQEASRKLGFSARKTMSLAQKLYEGIDIGSGAEGLITYMRTDSVALSEVALNEAREVIRREYGEDYALKKPRIFKNKSKNAQEAHEAIRPTSIAHMPNRVKGYLTSDQFRLYQLIWTRTVASQMAPAILDATSVDIAAGERFMFRASGQVIRFPGFMKLYIESTDDAEEKTEGTLPVLKEGESLANRELLPEQHFTQPPPRFTEASLVKTLEEYGIGRPSTYASIINTLLTRKYVRLEKRAFYPEDVGMVVSDLLVNHFERYVDYHFTAELEEDLDAISRGETQWRPVLKEFWDPFISLLKQKETQISKQDVTTEKTDRSCPECGQPLVIKLGRAGRFLACSGFPDCRYTEPLSGGVQEEPVFSDQKCDKCGEPMLIKEGRYGKFLACSGYPKCKNIQPLVKPKSLGITCPECGEGELQEKKSRYGKIFYSCNRYPKCKFALWDMPVAEPCPKCSFPIVVEKVTKREGTYRKCPQEGCDWKQILIPPETKGGTQKSGAQKPAIQKSPAKKPAETGKKAGSRGKK; encoded by the coding sequence ATGGCAAAATCACTGGTGATCGTCGAGTCACCCGCCAAAGCGAAAACCATTGAAAAATTTCTTGGCCCCGACTACAAAGTCCTGGCCTCCTACGGCCACGTGCGCGCCCTGCCCAGCAAGCAGGGCTCCGTGGATGTCGAAGCCGGATTTGAGCCGCTCTATCAGGTGCTTCCGGAGAGCAAAAAGCAGATATCCCTGCTGAAAAGCGAGGTCAAAAAGAGCGACGAACTGATTCTCGCCACGGACCCCGACCGCGAGGGGGAAGCCATCGCCTGGCATCTGCTGGAGGCTCTTGGACTTCGGGAGGATGGAAAAAAGCCGGAGATCAAGCGGGTCACCTTCCACGAAATCACCAAAGGGGCTGTTCAGGACGCAGTCGCTCACCCCGGCAGGATTTCCCGGGACCTGGTGGACGCCCAGCAGGCCCGCTCCATCCTTGATTATCTGGTCGGTTTCAACCTGTCACCCTTTCTCTGGAAAAAAATCCGTTACGGTCTTTCCGCAGGCCGGGTCCAATCGGTGGCCCTGCGCATGATTTGCGATCGGGAAAAGGAGATTCAGGCCTTTGTCCCGCAGGAATACTGGACCATAGAGGCCCTGTTGCAGCCTGAAAGCAAGGAGCCTTTCCGCGCCCGACTGCACGCCGTCGACGGCGAAGTCCTGAAAAAGTTCGACATTCCCGACCAGGCCGCGGCCGCCAAACTGGTCAAAGACCTCGAGGGCAAGGAATTCAGGGTCGCCAGCCTCAAACGCTCGGAAAAAAAGCGGCAACCGGCAGCTCCCTTCACCACCAGCACGCTGCAGCAGGAGGCCAGCCGCAAGCTCGGCTTTTCGGCGCGCAAGACGATGAGCCTCGCCCAGAAGCTTTACGAAGGGATCGACATCGGATCCGGCGCGGAAGGCCTCATCACCTACATGAGAACCGACTCCGTGGCTTTGTCCGAAGTGGCTCTCAACGAAGCAAGGGAGGTCATCAGGCGGGAGTACGGCGAAGACTATGCCCTGAAAAAGCCCCGGATCTTCAAGAACAAGTCCAAAAACGCCCAGGAGGCCCACGAAGCCATCCGCCCCACCTCGATCGCCCATATGCCCAACAGGGTCAAGGGTTATCTTACGTCCGACCAGTTCAGGCTCTATCAGTTGATCTGGACCCGAACCGTTGCCTCGCAGATGGCTCCGGCCATCCTCGATGCCACCAGCGTCGACATCGCCGCTGGCGAACGCTTCATGTTCCGCGCCAGCGGCCAGGTGATCCGATTCCCCGGCTTCATGAAACTCTACATCGAAAGCACAGACGATGCGGAGGAAAAGACCGAGGGCACACTGCCGGTGCTGAAGGAAGGGGAGAGCCTGGCCAATCGCGAACTGCTGCCCGAGCAGCATTTCACCCAGCCGCCGCCGCGCTTCACCGAAGCCAGCCTGGTCAAGACCCTAGAGGAATACGGCATCGGCCGACCTTCGACCTACGCCTCGATCATCAACACCCTTTTGACCAGGAAATACGTGCGTCTGGAGAAGCGGGCCTTTTATCCTGAAGATGTCGGAATGGTGGTGAGCGATCTCCTGGTCAATCATTTCGAGCGGTACGTCGACTATCACTTCACTGCCGAACTGGAAGAGGACCTCGATGCCATCTCCCGCGGCGAAACCCAATGGCGGCCGGTGCTGAAGGAATTCTGGGACCCTTTCATCAGTCTCCTGAAGCAGAAGGAAACCCAGATTTCCAAGCAGGACGTGACCACCGAGAAGACCGATCGGAGCTGTCCCGAGTGCGGCCAACCCCTCGTCATAAAACTTGGCCGCGCCGGCCGTTTTCTGGCCTGTTCCGGTTTTCCGGACTGTCGGTATACGGAACCTCTCAGTGGCGGAGTTCAGGAAGAACCGGTATTTTCCGACCAGAAATGCGACAAATGCGGCGAACCGATGCTGATCAAGGAAGGCCGCTACGGAAAATTTCTGGCCTGTTCCGGGTATCCGAAGTGCAAGAACATTCAGCCTCTGGTAAAGCCCAAATCCCTTGGCATCACCTGTCCGGAATGCGGCGAAGGGGAGTTGCAGGAAAAGAAAAGCCGTTATGGCAAAATCTTCTACTCCTGCAACCGGTATCCCAAATGCAAATTCGCACTGTGGGACATGCCGGTGGCCGAACCCTGTCCCAAGTGCAGTTTTCCTATAGTGGTGGAAAAGGTGACCAAGCGGGAGGGCACCTATCGCAAGTGCCCGCAGGAAGGCTGCGACTGGAAACAGATTCTGATTCCTCCGGAGACCAAAGGGGGCACCCAGAAAAGCGGTGCCCAAAAACCTGCCATTCAGAAATCGCCCGCCAAAAAACCGGCTGAAACCGGAAAGAAGGCCGGGAGCAGAGGTAAAAAATAG
- a CDS encoding DUF494 domain-containing protein codes for MTGNPLKERVLAIVSIIAQYVIDDRQLPSDSDIVEELLASGFEAEEIDAAFHWMESLALYRTDRPARHPLTIPSQRIFTPEECYALSLEARGFLVQLRRLGILDDDTQEEIIQRALQSGDEEMTLKDAKVLTALSLFARSHSEWLREVDCFMEDDWARMYH; via the coding sequence ATGACCGGGAATCCTCTCAAAGAAAGGGTACTGGCAATCGTCAGCATTATCGCTCAGTACGTTATTGACGACCGACAGCTACCCTCGGACAGTGACATTGTTGAAGAGCTTCTGGCATCAGGCTTCGAAGCTGAAGAGATCGATGCCGCCTTTCACTGGATGGAAAGCCTCGCGCTGTATCGCACAGATCGACCCGCCAGACACCCCCTCACCATCCCCAGCCAACGCATTTTCACCCCTGAAGAGTGCTATGCCCTTTCTCTGGAAGCCCGGGGGTTCCTGGTACAATTGAGGCGTCTCGGTATTCTGGACGACGATACACAGGAAGAAATCATTCAGAGAGCCCTGCAGTCGGGTGACGAGGAAATGACGCTCAAGGATGCCAAAGTTCTGACCGCCCTCTCCCTGTTCGCCCGCTCTCACAGTGAGTGGCTGCGGGAGGTAGACTGCTTTATGGAAGACGACTGGGCGCGCATGTACCATTGA
- the dprA gene encoding DNA-processing protein DprA, translating into MTREELAWLRIHLTNGLGRTGLIRLMETFGGPEAILAAEPVTWIGKAGIRPAVAAALPPENDPRFLHSVERLDRIGAKIVTLWDEGNYPAALRTIYDPPALLYLRGEMPGGECFAVVGARNASSCGLQLAYEISAELAARGIFIVSGLARGIDSAAHRGALKRGRTVAVLGCGIDQIYPLENRRLTSQIIDSGGVLSEYPPGTPPLPGHFPGRNRIISGLSRGVLVVEAAAKSGSLLTADFALEQGREVFAVPGQVHLEGSTGVNRLLKEGAHLVTDAEDILLELWPDSCKPNDRNSQDQLAANLSGKTLSVYLALGPEPQHIDELARKCTLTPMELSAILLHLELANGAVQLPGMRYIRKNFP; encoded by the coding sequence ATGACCCGTGAAGAACTGGCCTGGTTGCGCATTCATCTGACCAACGGCCTCGGCCGCACCGGCCTGATACGACTGATGGAAACCTTTGGTGGCCCCGAGGCCATACTCGCCGCTGAACCGGTGACCTGGATCGGAAAGGCCGGAATTCGCCCGGCCGTTGCTGCGGCACTCCCCCCCGAAAACGACCCCCGCTTCCTCCATTCGGTAGAGCGGCTTGACAGGATCGGCGCAAAAATAGTGACCTTGTGGGACGAAGGGAATTATCCGGCCGCGCTGCGAACGATCTATGACCCGCCCGCCCTGCTGTACCTGAGGGGAGAGATGCCCGGAGGGGAATGTTTTGCCGTGGTGGGGGCACGAAACGCCTCCAGCTGCGGACTTCAGTTGGCGTATGAAATCAGCGCGGAGCTCGCCGCCCGGGGCATTTTTATCGTCAGCGGGCTCGCCCGCGGGATCGACAGTGCCGCTCATCGAGGCGCCCTGAAACGAGGCCGGACGGTTGCGGTATTGGGTTGCGGCATCGATCAAATCTACCCCCTGGAAAACCGTCGGCTCACGAGTCAAATCATTGACAGCGGAGGTGTTCTTTCGGAGTATCCCCCGGGCACCCCCCCTCTCCCGGGGCATTTCCCCGGCCGCAACCGAATAATCAGCGGGCTTAGCAGAGGAGTCCTGGTGGTGGAAGCGGCGGCTAAAAGCGGCTCGCTTCTGACCGCAGACTTCGCCCTGGAACAGGGCCGGGAGGTCTTTGCCGTCCCCGGCCAGGTACACCTTGAAGGCAGCACAGGCGTCAACCGGCTGCTCAAGGAAGGGGCCCATCTCGTCACCGATGCCGAAGATATTCTGCTAGAGCTATGGCCCGATTCGTGCAAGCCCAACGATAGGAATAGTCAGGACCAGTTGGCCGCCAACCTGTCCGGAAAGACGCTGAGCGTCTATCTGGCCCTTGGTCCGGAGCCCCAGCACATCGACGAACTGGCCCGGAAATGCACCTTGACACCCATGGAGCTTTCCGCTATTTTACTGCACTTGGAGCTTGCAAACGGGGCTGTACAGCTGCCCGGCATGCGTTACATCCGTAAAAATTTTCCATGA
- a CDS encoding LysM domain-containing protein, giving the protein MTFIKKGLLLCCLLLLPASAGAAENPRIYTIQKGDTLWGISQKFIEDPYYWPNLWSHNPFVRNPHFIYPGQRVAIYEGKLVFLPAEGEAALPSEVGEEPAALPLPEPEEQIIIKTTAAAEGFVTADELASSGTLVDATDARLLMAENDLVFIEMRAPMQPGDYYSLVEVGDQVRHPISGKNIGNKITYLGQVLIREIKPPVATADIVHSEKEIMRGARLIPSLAVQQSVALKKAAASLSGYVIAGSDEKIALSQHDTINVDLGSRAGLAEGNLLYISRPKKASASAMNEHKLPLPDSLMGAAVVVNVKPDTASALILKSVGPIYTGDRVVTATE; this is encoded by the coding sequence ATGACCTTCATCAAAAAAGGGCTGCTTCTCTGCTGCCTGCTCCTGCTGCCCGCCTCGGCCGGGGCTGCGGAAAATCCTCGCATCTACACGATTCAGAAAGGGGATACGCTGTGGGGCATCTCCCAAAAATTCATCGAAGACCCTTATTACTGGCCAAATCTCTGGTCGCATAACCCCTTCGTCAGAAACCCCCATTTCATCTATCCGGGACAGAGAGTGGCCATCTACGAAGGTAAGCTGGTTTTTCTTCCGGCCGAGGGAGAGGCTGCTTTACCTTCTGAGGTTGGCGAGGAACCGGCCGCCCTGCCGCTGCCCGAACCAGAAGAACAGATCATCATCAAGACGACCGCAGCAGCAGAGGGATTCGTTACGGCGGATGAACTGGCCTCATCCGGTACATTGGTGGATGCCACCGATGCGCGGTTGCTGATGGCTGAAAACGATCTCGTATTCATTGAAATGAGGGCCCCGATGCAGCCCGGAGATTACTACAGCCTGGTTGAAGTCGGAGACCAGGTCCGGCATCCCATCAGCGGCAAAAACATCGGCAACAAGATCACCTATCTGGGACAGGTCCTGATCAGGGAGATCAAACCGCCTGTCGCCACGGCTGACATCGTTCATTCCGAAAAAGAGATCATGCGCGGCGCCCGGCTCATACCGAGCCTCGCCGTACAACAGTCGGTCGCCCTGAAGAAGGCTGCCGCTTCTTTGTCGGGCTACGTGATCGCCGGAAGCGATGAAAAGATCGCTTTGAGCCAGCATGACACCATCAACGTCGACCTCGGCTCCCGGGCGGGACTTGCAGAAGGCAATCTGCTGTACATTTCAAGGCCGAAAAAGGCCTCCGCATCGGCCATGAACGAGCACAAACTGCCATTGCCCGACTCCCTCATGGGCGCGGCTGTGGTCGTCAATGTCAAGCCCGATACGGCCAGTGCCCTCATTTTGAAATCCGTCGGCCCCATTTACACAGGAGACCGTGTCGTTACGGCCACTGAATAA
- the ybgF gene encoding tol-pal system protein YbgF, whose amino-acid sequence MMVSKFLGVLLPALVILSGCAMPSPTVETPSLQSDLTQLRQSQQDLSRKMVQLENNQVLLENRLQDQQRLTEDLRRMVETQKGTGAGQKAGSITAETGQAAPASPTALYLQAFSDYASGDYSRAVQGFKAFIESYPGNDYAGNAQYWLGECYLGLENYEQAVQELQKVGEQYPESGKAPDALLKMVPALRKLNRFEQARKVLEDLIRLYPQSPAAQKAMAGR is encoded by the coding sequence ATGATGGTTTCAAAATTTCTGGGCGTCCTGCTGCCGGCCCTGGTTATCCTGAGCGGCTGCGCCATGCCGTCCCCGACCGTGGAGACCCCCAGCCTGCAAAGCGACCTCACCCAACTCAGGCAGAGTCAGCAGGACCTCAGCCGGAAAATGGTCCAACTGGAAAACAATCAGGTTCTTCTGGAAAACCGCCTGCAGGATCAGCAGCGCCTGACCGAGGATCTCCGAAGAATGGTGGAAACGCAAAAGGGCACTGGCGCCGGGCAAAAAGCCGGCTCCATTACTGCCGAAACAGGGCAGGCCGCCCCTGCCTCGCCCACAGCTCTCTACCTGCAGGCTTTCTCCGATTATGCCTCCGGCGACTATTCCCGGGCCGTACAGGGATTCAAAGCCTTTATAGAAAGTTACCCCGGCAACGACTACGCCGGCAACGCCCAGTATTGGCTTGGAGAATGTTATCTCGGGCTGGAGAACTACGAGCAGGCGGTTCAGGAACTTCAGAAGGTCGGGGAGCAATACCCTGAAAGCGGCAAAGCCCCTGATGCGCTCCTGAAAATGGTGCCCGCATTACGTAAGCTGAACCGTTTCGAACAGGCCCGAAAGGTCCTTGAAGATCTGATCAGACTCTACCCGCAGAGTCCGGCCGCCCAGAAGGCCATGGCCGGTCGTTGA
- a CDS encoding U32 family peptidase produces MMIESPDSFKKPELLVPAGDMEKLETALAYGADAVYVGLPRFGLRALAGNFTLRELVRARKITKQQGKRLYLALNAYLHPQETGEIEGFLEELRAIGPDAYIISDPGVLALAQKVDPGRELHLSTQANTTNAGAVEFWRRAGIRRVNLARELSLGEIKAIREKTEAELEVFVHGAMCVAYSGRCLLSAALAGRGANAGLCAQPCRWNYALVEETRPGQYFPLEEDERGSYIMNSRDLCLVEHLPDLIATGIDSLKIEGRMKSRYYVAAVTRVYRTALDAYCSDPRGYRFDPQWRQELEKVSHRPYDSGFLFPGERGKIHARDSLYRRSHDFVGVVLDILPDGRGIVQGRNRFYPGETLELIGPGMRQARFAVENLLAEDGRELPVMQPNATAIVVLPPGAQEGDLLRRERP; encoded by the coding sequence ATGATGATTGAAAGTCCGGACAGCTTCAAAAAGCCCGAGCTGCTGGTTCCGGCAGGGGATATGGAGAAGCTGGAAACCGCCCTGGCCTATGGCGCGGATGCCGTTTACGTGGGTCTTCCCCGCTTCGGTCTGCGGGCTCTGGCCGGCAACTTTACTCTGCGGGAACTGGTCCGCGCGAGAAAGATAACGAAGCAGCAGGGCAAGCGCCTCTATCTGGCGCTCAATGCCTATCTGCATCCTCAGGAAACGGGTGAAATCGAAGGGTTTCTCGAGGAATTGCGGGCTATCGGACCGGATGCGTATATCATCTCCGACCCGGGTGTACTTGCTCTCGCGCAAAAAGTCGATCCCGGCCGGGAACTTCATCTGTCGACCCAGGCCAACACGACCAATGCCGGGGCGGTGGAATTTTGGCGGCGGGCGGGGATCAGGCGGGTGAACCTGGCGCGGGAGCTGTCTCTGGGTGAAATCAAGGCCATCCGCGAAAAAACCGAAGCAGAACTCGAGGTGTTCGTCCATGGAGCGATGTGCGTCGCCTATTCGGGCCGCTGCCTTCTGTCGGCCGCTCTGGCTGGCCGAGGTGCAAATGCGGGATTGTGCGCTCAGCCCTGCCGCTGGAACTACGCACTGGTTGAGGAAACCCGTCCGGGGCAGTATTTTCCTTTGGAGGAAGACGAGCGTGGCAGCTACATCATGAACAGCCGCGATCTCTGTCTGGTCGAACATTTGCCGGATCTGATCGCGACCGGCATCGACAGTCTGAAAATCGAGGGGAGGATGAAAAGTCGCTATTATGTGGCGGCGGTCACCCGGGTATATCGAACCGCTCTCGATGCCTACTGTTCCGATCCCCGGGGATATCGGTTCGATCCTCAGTGGCGGCAGGAACTCGAAAAGGTCAGCCATCGCCCCTATGACAGCGGCTTTCTGTTTCCTGGAGAGAGAGGGAAGATTCATGCAAGGGATTCCCTGTATCGTCGCAGTCACGATTTTGTCGGGGTGGTGCTGGACATCCTCCCGGACGGCCGGGGTATCGTACAGGGGCGCAATCGATTCTATCCCGGAGAGACTTTGGAATTGATCGGTCCCGGGATGCGGCAGGCGCGGTTTGCGGTCGAAAATCTGCTCGCCGAGGATGGCCGGGAGCTGCCGGTCATGCAGCCCAATGCCACGGCGATCGTGGTTCTGCCCCCGGGGGCTCAGGAAGGGGATCTGCTGCGTCGGGAACGTCCCTGA
- a CDS encoding metallophosphoesterase family protein: MKRKAARGETGKEKQEEGRLLAVGDIHGQLSLLRDLLRQVDPAQGDQLVFLGDYIDRGPDSKGVINFLLELRQQFPGIVFLKGNHEAMLLDYLAGRDRLLYLLNGGSRTLDSYTCQGQIHFPEEHLHFLQHLPLYHETDQFLFVHAGLRPGIDPAGQVEEDLLWIREEFLESNHDWGKTVVFGHTPQKKPLLSGKRIGLDTGAGHGRTLTCCEVRQRRCWTAS, translated from the coding sequence ATGAAAAGGAAGGCCGCCAGGGGCGAAACCGGCAAAGAAAAGCAAGAGGAGGGCAGGCTGCTTGCCGTCGGAGACATCCACGGTCAGCTCAGCCTGTTGCGTGACCTGCTGCGGCAGGTGGATCCCGCTCAGGGGGACCAGTTGGTTTTTCTCGGAGATTATATTGACCGGGGCCCCGATTCGAAAGGGGTGATCAATTTCCTTCTGGAACTTCGGCAACAATTTCCTGGCATCGTTTTCCTCAAAGGCAATCACGAGGCCATGCTGCTCGACTACCTCGCCGGGCGTGACAGATTGCTCTATCTGCTCAATGGCGGCAGCAGAACGCTTGACTCATATACGTGCCAGGGGCAGATCCATTTTCCCGAGGAACACCTGCATTTCCTTCAGCATCTGCCCCTGTACCACGAAACCGACCAGTTTCTCTTCGTCCATGCCGGCCTGCGGCCGGGGATCGATCCCGCCGGTCAGGTCGAAGAGGATCTGCTCTGGATCCGGGAGGAATTCCTCGAATCGAACCATGACTGGGGCAAAACCGTCGTATTCGGGCACACCCCTCAAAAAAAACCGTTACTGAGCGGCAAAAGGATCGGCCTCGATACCGGTGCCGGCCATGGCCGCACCCTGACCTGCTGCGAGGTCCGTCAACGCCGTTGCTGGACGGCGTCCTGA
- a CDS encoding diacylglycerol kinase family lipid kinase: protein MKILLIANPVAGGNARLKIARAVDLLETRGASVKLVLTDSRGDARRAAEAARESGFDRIVAAGGDGTLNEVINGLAPSTIPLAFIPLGTTNVFALEVNIPFDLDKACDLVLQGIPRAVSVGLAGDTRFLLMAGIGFDAEVVAAVSLRLKRRIGKLAYIVSGLRTLVRPTKEPFEVLSDGIRCRACAALIGNGRLYGGRFSITDGASLLEDLLDVRLFLRPGRLRLLVNVARILLGYPPGKKEMLHFKTRHVRMTGADIPVQIDGDSHGCLPQTFQAIFGELTLVFPP from the coding sequence ATGAAAATTCTGCTGATTGCAAATCCTGTTGCCGGCGGAAATGCCCGGTTGAAAATTGCCAGAGCCGTCGATCTGCTTGAAACCCGGGGCGCCTCCGTCAAGCTGGTTTTGACGGACAGCAGGGGTGATGCCCGGCGTGCCGCGGAGGCGGCCCGGGAAAGTGGCTTCGACCGGATCGTCGCCGCCGGAGGCGACGGTACCCTCAACGAGGTGATCAACGGTCTGGCTCCCTCGACCATTCCGCTGGCTTTCATCCCCCTGGGAACCACCAATGTCTTCGCCCTCGAAGTCAATATCCCTTTCGATCTCGACAAGGCCTGCGATCTTGTGCTGCAGGGCATTCCCCGCGCCGTCTCTGTCGGACTTGCGGGTGATACCCGTTTTCTCCTTATGGCCGGCATCGGCTTCGATGCCGAGGTGGTTGCAGCGGTCAGCCTCAGGCTGAAGCGTCGCATCGGGAAACTGGCATATATCGTCAGTGGTCTGCGGACTCTGGTGAGGCCGACGAAGGAACCCTTCGAAGTGCTCTCCGACGGGATCCGCTGTCGGGCCTGCGCCGCGCTGATCGGCAACGGACGTCTGTACGGCGGCCGATTCTCCATTACCGATGGAGCATCGCTGCTCGAAGACCTGCTGGATGTCCGGCTTTTTCTCCGCCCCGGAAGACTTCGGTTGCTGGTCAATGTCGCCAGGATTCTGCTTGGTTATCCGCCGGGTAAGAAAGAGATGCTCCATTTCAAAACCAGGCATGTGCGCATGACCGGGGCGGATATCCCCGTCCAGATCGATGGCGACAGCCACGGCTGCCTGCCGCAGACGTTCCAGGCCATTTTCGGAGAGCTGACGCTGGTTTTTCCTCCCTAG
- the nudC gene encoding NAD(+) diphosphatase: MNASPDFFLSPCHLPFNHTCLQQFFQLAPPDADPGGEDGVWIVLRGSELLLQEAALPNGVLPGELIRSGGTPLFMGHWQGKPCRLLEIDRIPTLPSGWRAENLPDWHSLIPIEPLTLAGTAAQILHWERTSRYCSICGGGMERLPREWGKRCRECGYSHFPHIHPCAIVLVRRPGELLLVRKAEWPRDRYSLVSGFVEFGECLEEAAVREVEEETGIRVAGLEYVGSQCWPFPSQLMAGFVAEYSGGDLQVDLQELEDARWFPVDRLPKLPPKRSISRYLIDHHLKIGDLAVRPGE; the protein is encoded by the coding sequence ATGAACGCTTCACCCGATTTTTTTCTTAGTCCCTGTCATCTCCCCTTCAACCACACCTGCCTGCAGCAGTTTTTCCAGCTGGCTCCTCCCGATGCCGATCCCGGGGGAGAGGACGGAGTCTGGATTGTTCTGCGTGGTTCGGAACTTCTTCTGCAGGAAGCAGCTCTCCCCAACGGTGTCCTGCCGGGGGAATTGATCAGGTCAGGTGGCACTCCGCTCTTCATGGGCCACTGGCAAGGAAAGCCCTGCCGTCTTTTGGAGATAGACCGGATTCCGACCCTGCCGTCGGGTTGGAGGGCCGAGAATCTGCCGGACTGGCATTCCCTGATCCCCATCGAGCCACTGACTCTGGCGGGCACGGCCGCCCAGATCCTTCATTGGGAACGCACCAGTCGCTACTGTTCCATCTGTGGTGGGGGCATGGAAAGGCTGCCCCGGGAATGGGGCAAGCGGTGCCGGGAGTGTGGCTATTCCCATTTTCCCCATATCCATCCCTGCGCTATTGTTCTGGTGCGACGCCCAGGGGAGTTGTTGCTGGTGCGCAAGGCCGAGTGGCCCCGGGATCGATACAGCCTGGTATCAGGGTTTGTTGAATTTGGAGAATGCCTCGAAGAAGCAGCGGTTCGGGAGGTGGAGGAGGAGACGGGCATCCGGGTTGCCGGACTGGAGTATGTCGGCAGTCAGTGCTGGCCCTTCCCAAGTCAGCTCATGGCTGGTTTTGTGGCAGAATATTCAGGAGGGGATCTTCAGGTAGATCTGCAGGAATTGGAGGATGCCCGCTGGTTCCCGGTCGACCGTTTGCCGAAACTGCCACCGAAAAGAAGCATTTCCCGCTATCTTATCGATCACCACCTGAAGATTGGAGATCTGGCTGTTCGCCCAGGCGAATGA
- a CDS encoding homoserine O-acetyltransferase: MENSVGVVATEYATFDVELQLESGRLLGPPITLAYETYGRLNASRSNVILVTHAWTGDAHAAGKNHRDDRKTGWWDDMIGPGKVLDTDLYFVICSNVIGSCRGSTGPSSTNPRTGRPYNLSFPVVMVRDMVRAQKLLIDHLGFHSLLTVIGGSMGAMQALDWGVLYPETVRSIIPIAGTGRTSPMAIALNALARQAIFNDPMWKKGNYKPEHPPADGLALARALGHISFLSDASMHLKFGRRFSVRDGMFDFFGQFEVERYLEYNGRSFIDRFDTNAFLYLAKALDLYDVAWNFESREEALSRIACPSLWFAFTSDWLYPPYQSEELVDILRRLGKNVEYHLIHSDYGHDSFLVEPEKFTHYIRDFLIRLGEQPDLQSSGGDR; this comes from the coding sequence ATGGAAAATTCTGTTGGTGTCGTTGCCACCGAGTATGCGACTTTTGACGTCGAACTGCAGCTGGAAAGTGGTCGTCTGCTCGGCCCCCCGATCACGCTGGCTTACGAAACCTACGGGCGTCTGAATGCATCCCGTTCCAATGTCATCCTCGTCACCCATGCCTGGACCGGAGACGCCCACGCGGCCGGGAAAAACCATCGGGATGATCGAAAAACCGGCTGGTGGGACGACATGATCGGCCCCGGCAAAGTCCTTGATACCGACCTCTATTTCGTGATTTGCAGCAACGTCATCGGCTCCTGCCGCGGCTCGACCGGCCCCTCCAGCACAAATCCCCGCACCGGCCGCCCCTATAACCTTTCATTCCCGGTCGTCATGGTCCGCGATATGGTGCGGGCCCAAAAACTGCTCATCGACCACCTCGGCTTCCATTCCCTGCTGACGGTCATCGGCGGCAGCATGGGCGCCATGCAGGCCCTGGATTGGGGGGTACTCTATCCGGAAACGGTACGCTCCATCATCCCGATTGCCGGCACGGGCCGCACATCACCAATGGCCATCGCCCTCAATGCCCTGGCGCGCCAAGCCATCTTCAACGACCCGATGTGGAAGAAGGGGAACTACAAACCGGAGCACCCTCCCGCCGATGGCCTGGCGCTGGCCCGGGCATTGGGTCACATCTCGTTCCTTTCCGATGCCTCCATGCACCTCAAATTCGGCCGCCGGTTTTCGGTCAGGGACGGCATGTTCGACTTTTTCGGCCAATTCGAGGTGGAGCGATACCTGGAGTACAACGGCCGCAGCTTTATCGACCGGTTCGACACCAATGCTTTTCTCTACCTGGCAAAAGCGCTGGATCTGTACGATGTGGCCTGGAACTTTGAAAGCCGGGAAGAGGCCCTGAGCAGGATTGCCTGCCCGTCCCTCTGGTTCGCCTTCACTTCGGACTGGCTCTATCCCCCCTATCAGAGCGAGGAGTTGGTGGATATCCTGCGCCGATTGGGCAAGAATGTGGAATATCACCTGATCCACTCGGATTACGGCCACGATTCTTTCCTGGTCGAGCCGGAAAAATTTACGCACTACATCCGGGATTTTCTCATTCGCCTGGGCGAACAGCCAGATCTCCAATCTTCAGGTGGTGATCGATAA